A portion of the Granulosicoccus antarcticus IMCC3135 genome contains these proteins:
- a CDS encoding DegT/DnrJ/EryC1/StrS family aminotransferase, with protein MLNTDFADWPLYTQEECDSVVSVLKSNRVNYWTGEKCRRFEEQYAEFAQSKYAISLSNGTVAIELALRALDIGEGDEVIVTPRSYVASVTPVFTVGASPIFADIDLNSQNISADTIAEKISNKTKAIIVVHLAGHPAEMDEIVTLAKKNNIRIIEDCAQAHGAQYKGKPVGKSGDIAAWSFCQDKIITTGGEGGMVTTDNEQYWKSMWAYKDHGKSLDAVMEPRKKENEFRWLHESVGSNYRMSEMQAAIGIIQLGRMQSWHKKRLDNANAIWSACSETRWLEIPKVPNYAEHAAYKAYAFIDFEALPSEWNRSQIIDEFVKRRVPVSSGGCPEIYKEKLFENTQSVPKAPLVNADKLGKTSLMFLVHPTLTEKQVAITCDAIKEIDKIIFE; from the coding sequence ATGTTAAACACTGATTTTGCTGATTGGCCGCTGTATACACAAGAGGAGTGTGATTCTGTAGTTAGTGTGCTCAAATCGAATCGCGTGAACTACTGGACTGGTGAGAAATGTCGTCGGTTCGAAGAGCAATATGCTGAGTTCGCACAATCCAAATACGCGATTTCGTTATCGAATGGCACGGTAGCCATCGAATTGGCATTGCGTGCACTCGATATTGGAGAAGGTGACGAGGTGATAGTGACACCCCGCTCTTACGTTGCGTCGGTGACGCCAGTATTCACTGTAGGCGCAAGCCCTATATTTGCAGATATTGATCTAAATTCCCAAAACATATCTGCTGACACAATTGCCGAAAAAATATCAAATAAAACAAAAGCTATAATCGTAGTGCATCTTGCGGGTCACCCTGCAGAGATGGATGAAATTGTAACTTTAGCTAAGAAAAATAATATTAGAATAATAGAAGATTGTGCTCAAGCTCACGGAGCTCAATATAAGGGTAAACCTGTAGGGAAATCGGGTGATATTGCCGCCTGGTCATTCTGCCAAGATAAAATAATTACTACGGGCGGCGAAGGTGGGATGGTTACTACAGATAACGAACAATATTGGAAATCTATGTGGGCTTACAAAGACCATGGAAAAAGCTTGGATGCAGTAATGGAGCCTAGGAAAAAGGAAAATGAATTTCGTTGGCTGCATGAATCTGTTGGCAGTAACTATCGAATGAGTGAGATGCAAGCCGCAATAGGTATAATACAATTAGGTCGAATGCAGAGTTGGCATAAAAAAAGATTAGATAATGCAAATGCAATATGGAGTGCATGTTCCGAAACTCGTTGGTTAGAAATACCTAAAGTCCCAAATTACGCTGAGCATGCGGCATACAAAGCATATGCTTTTATCGACTTTGAAGCGTTGCCGAGTGAATGGAATCGCAGTCAAATAATTGATGAATTTGTAAAGCGACGAGTCCCTGTTTCCAGTGGGGGATGTCCGGAGATATACAAAGAAAAACTGTTTGAAAATACTCAGTCAGTTCCTAAAGCACCTTTAGTAAATGCCGATAAGTTAGGTAAAACCAGTCTAATGTTTCTCGTTCACCCTACCTTGACTGAAAAGCAGGTAGCCATTACATGTGATGCAATAAAAGAAATAGACAAAATAATATTTGAATGA
- a CDS encoding IS5 family transposase (programmed frameshift), whose amino-acid sequence MVGRYGLSDRQWQQLGPLLPGRADTVGVTAKDNRLFVDAVLYRYRAGIPWRDLPARFGDFRVIHTRHCRWSKKGIWELVFKVLSEDVDNEYVMLDSTIVRAHQHSAGAAGERKKIECLGLSRGGISTKIHALCDALGNPISFKLTPGQASDLEGADALLPGLTAGALLADRAYDVEERVRKRLREANTEAVIPSKKSRLVKIEHDRDLYKARHLIENFFAKIKQYRAIATRYDKRACNFQGAIHLVAAIEWLN is encoded by the exons ATGGTTGGACGATACGGGCTTTCCGACAGACAATGGCAGCAACTTGGCCCGTTGTTACCTGGTCGTGCTGACACGGTCGGTGTCACTGCCAAGGACAACCGACTATTTGTCGATGCCGTACTTTATCGCTACCGTGCCGGTATTCCCTGGCGGGATCTGCCAGCTCGTTTTGGTGACTTTCGTGTCATCCATACTCGCCATTGTCGGTGGTCGAAAAAAGGGATATGGGAGCTTGTTTTCAAGGTATTAAGCGAAGACGTAGACAATGAATACGTGATGCTTGACAGTACGATTGTAAGAGCACATCAGCACAGCGCTGGGGCGGCTG GGGAGCGAAAAAAAATAGAGTGCCTCGGGTTGTCGCGAGGGGGAATAAGTACCAAAATTCATGCACTGTGCGATGCATTGGGAAATCCGATCAGCTTCAAGCTCACACCCGGACAAGCATCGGATCTAGAGGGCGCTGACGCACTGCTGCCAGGACTCACGGCCGGTGCGCTGCTGGCCGATCGAGCTTATGATGTCGAGGAACGCGTGCGTAAGCGATTGCGAGAGGCGAACACTGAGGCCGTTATTCCCAGTAAGAAGTCTCGCCTTGTAAAGATCGAACATGACCGTGATTTGTACAAAGCTCGACATCTGATCGAAAATTTCTTCGCTAAAATCAAGCAGTACCGTGCGATTGCGACGCGCTACGACAAGCGAGCATGCAATTTTCAGGGAGCGATTCACTTGGTTGCCGCCATTGAATGGCTTAATTGA
- a CDS encoding molecular chaperone DnaJ → MTQIFRIAPLLIRFAPSLRRILGSAMPGAAASGQQAGVSRVSTATIDMTLDQSSGEIDGLVKMGPYVGKQLSQLNLSELKSVYTYCQQNDMEALRLIQTYASRARPDEWSEPDNSDSGSSRQPTSDTVMTVDEARQILGLETSARKQDIVQAHRSLMSRLHPDKGGSNYLAAKINAAKQCLLDAL, encoded by the coding sequence ATGACGCAAATTTTCAGGATTGCACCACTGCTCATCCGCTTCGCACCCTCTTTACGCCGCATTCTGGGCTCAGCAATGCCCGGCGCTGCGGCCTCTGGGCAGCAAGCAGGCGTATCCAGAGTTTCTACCGCAACAATAGACATGACTCTGGATCAAAGCTCAGGTGAAATAGACGGTCTCGTTAAAATGGGACCGTATGTGGGAAAGCAGCTCAGCCAGCTGAACTTGTCAGAATTGAAGTCGGTCTATACCTACTGCCAGCAGAATGACATGGAGGCACTCCGACTTATTCAGACCTACGCATCACGTGCGCGACCTGACGAATGGAGTGAACCTGACAACTCTGACAGCGGAAGCTCCAGACAGCCCACGTCCGATACGGTCATGACGGTTGACGAAGCTCGGCAAATCCTGGGATTAGAGACATCTGCCCGTAAACAAGACATTGTCCAGGCACACCGCTCTTTGATGAGTCGCCTGCACCCGGACAAGGGCGGCAGCAACTATCTGGCGGCTAAGATCAATGCAGCCAAACAATGCTTACTTGATGCGCTGTAG
- a CDS encoding glycosyltransferase, giving the protein MNIWLTQRAESTPHDEGSSRRYMRTGQMAESLSRSGHNIIWWTGDYDHYGQNQRKFGDENIIVNDNYSIQYLDVTGYTKSFSLTRLRYDRNVGARFRRLAESYSDMPDLIIASMPSADLALESVKFGKERGIPVVIDVRDQHPDVFTWLVPKFARPFMPLLTLPMRLKVKGALRGCSAIWGITENFVDWGIEIACRQKTSFDVALPMAYRYRKFQEVEKMEATEYWANKSLLTPTSLNCIFIGTLSDSFNFETIFEAASLLESWGSDVKFVFCGTGTQSDYVVSECKRLESCDYTGWLNAKELQAGMERSDVGLAPYVQASNYVDNMPNKPVEYLCGGIIVATSLQGGKVKNIIIDNGGGIVYSDAKSLAVQLHQLSKDKTKLISMKEKAATIFVNNFDADTQERIMLKAIDNLLIKHKDMTSTK; this is encoded by the coding sequence ATGAATATTTGGCTAACCCAAAGAGCAGAATCAACACCGCATGATGAGGGTTCTAGTCGGCGGTACATGCGGACTGGTCAGATGGCGGAATCTTTGTCTCGAAGCGGCCACAATATAATTTGGTGGACTGGCGATTATGACCATTATGGTCAAAATCAAAGAAAGTTTGGAGATGAAAATATCATTGTTAATGATAATTATTCTATTCAATACCTTGATGTGACTGGTTACACCAAATCGTTTTCATTGACTCGACTTCGTTACGATAGGAATGTGGGAGCACGCTTCCGTAGGTTAGCTGAATCATATAGCGACATGCCTGATTTAATTATTGCTTCTATGCCATCAGCTGATCTAGCGCTTGAATCGGTAAAGTTTGGTAAAGAGAGAGGTATTCCGGTTGTTATCGACGTAAGGGACCAGCATCCAGATGTATTCACATGGCTTGTGCCTAAGTTTGCTCGGCCATTTATGCCATTATTAACACTTCCAATGCGTCTAAAAGTTAAAGGCGCCTTAAGAGGTTGTAGCGCCATTTGGGGGATCACAGAGAATTTCGTGGACTGGGGAATTGAAATAGCTTGTCGGCAGAAAACAAGCTTTGATGTGGCGCTTCCGATGGCGTATAGATACCGAAAATTCCAAGAAGTTGAAAAAATGGAAGCTACTGAATACTGGGCGAATAAATCATTGTTAACACCCACTTCTTTGAATTGCATCTTTATTGGTACGCTTTCCGACAGTTTTAATTTTGAAACCATCTTTGAAGCTGCATCATTATTGGAGTCATGGGGCTCAGACGTAAAATTTGTATTTTGTGGTACTGGGACGCAATCAGATTATGTTGTGAGTGAGTGTAAGAGGCTTGAGAGTTGCGATTACACGGGATGGTTAAATGCTAAAGAGTTGCAGGCTGGAATGGAGAGGTCGGATGTAGGATTGGCGCCTTATGTTCAAGCATCTAATTATGTTGACAATATGCCAAATAAACCAGTTGAATATTTGTGTGGTGGGATTATAGTCGCGACAAGCTTGCAGGGGGGGAAAGTAAAAAATATTATAATTGATAATGGAGGCGGAATCGTATACAGCGATGCCAAATCTTTGGCTGTTCAATTACATCAGCTTTCAAAAGATAAAACGAAGCTAATAAGTATGAAAGAGAAAGCAGCAACCATATTTGTTAATAATTTCGATGCAGATACTCAAGAACGAATTATGTTAAAAGCAATTGACAATCTATTAATCAAGCATAAAGATATGACATCTACGAAGTAA
- the tnpA gene encoding IS66 family insertion sequence element accessory protein TnpA, with amino-acid sequence MATRRNQAQWQKLIEQQARSGLSAAAFCRHEDIGYPSFMAWRNRLRVPERETIPQPVPERFIELTPALHESNEKFPGMPANATPTSSTFCVELSLGDGINLRISRS; translated from the coding sequence ATGGCAACACGGCGCAACCAGGCTCAATGGCAGAAACTGATAGAGCAACAAGCTCGTAGTGGGCTAAGTGCGGCAGCCTTTTGTCGCCATGAGGATATCGGCTACCCCAGTTTTATGGCGTGGCGTAATCGACTTCGGGTGCCTGAGCGCGAGACGATTCCACAGCCTGTACCGGAGAGGTTTATTGAACTGACGCCGGCCTTGCACGAAAGCAATGAGAAGTTTCCAGGCATGCCTGCCAATGCCACGCCGACTAGCTCAACTTTCTGCGTCGAGCTATCACTCGGTGATGGTATCAATCTGCGTATCAGCCGGAGCTAA
- a CDS encoding polysaccharide biosynthesis protein, translated as MTERHHINKKNTRNNSFSTSLDNLIRNMADTGRGRKQAVSITADMGMAAICLWLAYTLRHGMAFSDFRSTWYLFVALPILTAVVFSGLGIYRWVIRSSNQRLYKQLVKGSIVSALSLLVVFSLVPPDRANPRSLFVIYALLLIGGTIGMRMLWKSIFDSGNQGEPVAIYGAGAGGRQLAGLLREGGEFRPVAFIDDNPNFIRSTLSGLPVIAGDDSQLRAALKRLDTESVVLAMPSISSSGYQQKVAQIDELGFRVLTMPSVGELISGKIRADEIRDVSITDILGRLEVAPNISLMGRKVAGKTVLVTGGGGSIGSELCRQIMKLAPAQLLILDNCEANLYHITEEFNALIAKAEPGEVVSFVPLIGSVTDAERVKRLFAKFKIDTVYHAAAYKHVPIVEAQPDQGVDVNVFGTLTVLNAAIESGAGSFVLISTDKAVRPTNAMGGTKRVAELILQAKARLQSSTNISMVRFGNVLGSSGSVVPKFKKQIKGGGPITLTHTDITRYFMTIPEAAQLVLQASAIAQGGDVFVLDMGEPVRIEALATTMVRLYGRKLQRDTGDPADIEIVVEGLRPGEKMYEELFLTDSCSETEVAKISTANEDWLSWDKLKPVLDELAAVTLKQDAKIIKSLIMSLAFLDDAYSAIPVETSVESDFENSFSTSV; from the coding sequence ATGACAGAAAGACACCATATCAACAAGAAAAATACGCGTAATAACTCGTTTTCTACGTCTCTGGATAACTTGATCAGGAATATGGCTGATACGGGCCGTGGACGAAAACAGGCAGTTAGTATCACTGCGGACATGGGGATGGCTGCCATCTGTTTGTGGTTGGCTTACACGCTGAGGCACGGAATGGCGTTCAGTGACTTTAGATCCACATGGTATCTGTTTGTCGCGTTGCCGATCTTGACTGCCGTGGTCTTTAGCGGTTTGGGCATTTATCGTTGGGTCATCCGTTCTTCCAACCAGCGTTTATACAAGCAGTTGGTTAAGGGAAGTATCGTTTCAGCGCTGTCGTTGCTTGTCGTATTTTCACTGGTTCCGCCCGACAGAGCCAATCCACGTTCCTTGTTCGTCATTTATGCGTTGTTGCTCATTGGCGGAACCATTGGCATGCGTATGCTATGGAAAAGCATTTTTGACAGTGGCAATCAGGGTGAGCCAGTAGCGATCTATGGAGCAGGTGCTGGCGGTAGGCAGTTGGCTGGATTGCTACGAGAAGGTGGGGAATTTCGACCGGTGGCGTTCATTGACGATAATCCTAACTTCATAAGGTCTACATTGTCTGGATTACCTGTTATCGCCGGAGATGATTCGCAGCTCCGAGCGGCTCTGAAAAGGTTGGATACTGAAAGCGTTGTTCTAGCGATGCCCAGTATCTCAAGCTCGGGCTATCAGCAAAAGGTGGCACAGATAGATGAGTTGGGATTTCGTGTATTAACCATGCCTAGTGTAGGGGAGCTAATTAGTGGCAAGATTCGGGCTGATGAGATACGTGATGTCTCTATCACCGACATTCTCGGACGGCTGGAGGTTGCACCTAATATTAGTTTAATGGGAAGAAAGGTAGCCGGCAAAACTGTATTAGTGACCGGTGGGGGTGGGTCAATAGGCTCTGAGTTGTGTCGCCAGATAATGAAATTAGCACCGGCCCAACTTTTGATTCTAGATAATTGTGAGGCGAACCTTTACCACATCACTGAAGAGTTCAACGCATTAATAGCCAAGGCGGAGCCAGGCGAAGTGGTGTCATTTGTACCTTTGATTGGATCGGTAACTGATGCCGAGCGCGTCAAGCGTCTGTTTGCCAAATTTAAGATAGATACTGTTTACCATGCGGCTGCCTATAAACATGTACCTATTGTAGAAGCCCAGCCAGATCAAGGTGTTGATGTAAATGTATTTGGCACATTGACGGTGCTCAATGCCGCCATTGAATCGGGTGCTGGAAGTTTTGTACTAATCTCGACAGATAAAGCAGTGCGACCCACCAATGCCATGGGGGGCACCAAGCGAGTGGCAGAGCTTATACTTCAAGCAAAGGCTCGCTTACAGAGTAGTACGAATATCTCCATGGTGCGTTTTGGCAATGTTCTGGGTTCATCTGGATCGGTTGTACCTAAATTCAAGAAGCAGATAAAAGGTGGTGGACCAATTACCTTGACACACACCGATATCACTCGCTACTTCATGACGATACCTGAGGCTGCGCAATTAGTATTGCAAGCCAGTGCGATTGCTCAAGGTGGCGATGTTTTTGTTCTGGATATGGGAGAGCCTGTGCGAATTGAAGCGTTGGCGACTACCATGGTTCGCCTGTACGGCAGAAAGTTGCAGCGAGATACAGGTGATCCAGCCGATATTGAAATTGTAGTTGAAGGCTTAAGGCCTGGTGAGAAGATGTATGAGGAGCTGTTTCTTACGGACAGCTGCAGCGAAACTGAGGTAGCCAAAATATCCACAGCTAATGAAGACTGGTTGAGTTGGGACAAGCTCAAGCCGGTATTGGATGAGTTGGCAGCCGTAACTCTTAAGCAAGATGCAAAGATAATCAAGAGTTTGATCATGTCTCTGGCATTTCTAGATGACGCTTATTCTGCTATCCCTGTCGAGACGTCTGTAGAGTCTGATTTTGAAAATTCATTCTCTACCTCAGTATAA
- a CDS encoding IS4 family transposase — protein sequence MGWASEELGGIDLGDARLNKRAALLAERLAESPADSIPHACQGWAEIQAAYRLFNHECVDFWSIMNPHIQCTMQRMSANPVVLCLQDTTTLDFQGQDIDGLGPLQFESQKGMLLHPTYVVTPGREPLGLIDSWNWAREPKQKNGKRPETINESERWVEGYERICESAAQLPDTRCIYVGDRESDMLALMRRAVALDHPADWLVRARHDRALPDGRKLFASVAEQKPSGTVNFRFRPRRGVKERDVVQHVYVQRVTISDKNGDAVEASCVIAREQNPPEGMKPVEWRLLSNRAVEDLDQAAELINWYRARWEIEMYFDILKNGCKVESLQLKRLASLEVALAIFMIVAWRINRLMRLGRQCPGMEASLVFEADEIRAAYAMNRKKVPKDTVPTINEVVRLVAMAGGFIGRKSDGEPGAKTLWRGLEKIMSFADGLRYARANPETG from the coding sequence ATGGGCTGGGCAAGCGAGGAATTGGGAGGCATCGACCTGGGAGATGCCCGGCTGAACAAGCGGGCTGCTTTATTGGCCGAGCGACTGGCTGAATCACCTGCAGATAGCATTCCCCACGCCTGTCAGGGTTGGGCTGAGATACAAGCTGCCTATCGACTGTTCAATCATGAGTGCGTGGATTTCTGGTCGATCATGAACCCACACATACAGTGCACGATGCAACGCATGTCCGCGAACCCCGTCGTGTTGTGTTTGCAGGACACCACAACACTGGATTTCCAGGGTCAGGATATAGATGGACTGGGCCCGCTTCAGTTCGAGTCGCAGAAAGGGATGTTGCTGCATCCGACCTATGTCGTGACCCCGGGGCGTGAACCACTAGGGCTGATTGATAGCTGGAACTGGGCGCGCGAACCCAAGCAGAAAAATGGAAAGCGTCCAGAGACGATCAACGAAAGCGAGCGTTGGGTAGAAGGATACGAGAGAATCTGCGAGAGCGCAGCTCAATTGCCGGATACGAGATGCATCTATGTGGGCGATCGTGAGTCTGACATGTTGGCACTGATGCGTCGCGCTGTGGCGCTTGATCATCCAGCGGATTGGTTGGTACGAGCTCGGCATGATAGAGCCTTACCCGATGGCAGAAAACTGTTTGCATCAGTCGCAGAGCAGAAGCCGTCCGGGACTGTGAATTTCCGTTTTCGCCCTCGCCGAGGCGTGAAAGAGCGTGATGTCGTGCAGCATGTCTATGTTCAGCGAGTCACGATATCCGACAAAAATGGCGATGCGGTAGAAGCAAGCTGTGTCATCGCCAGAGAGCAGAATCCGCCGGAGGGAATGAAGCCCGTTGAGTGGCGTTTGCTAAGCAATCGTGCCGTTGAGGATTTGGATCAAGCCGCAGAGTTAATCAATTGGTACCGTGCGCGCTGGGAGATCGAAATGTATTTCGACATTCTGAAAAATGGCTGCAAGGTTGAGTCATTGCAATTGAAAAGACTGGCCTCGCTGGAAGTTGCTTTGGCCATATTCATGATCGTGGCTTGGCGGATCAATCGACTGATGCGATTGGGTCGTCAGTGTCCAGGCATGGAGGCGTCACTGGTATTCGAAGCCGACGAAATCCGAGCAGCCTATGCCATGAATCGAAAAAAAGTGCCAAAAGACACAGTGCCGACGATAAACGAAGTCGTTCGGTTAGTTGCCATGGCGGGAGGCTTTATCGGGCGCAAGAGCGACGGAGAGCCTGGTGCAAAAACGTTGTGGCGTGGCCTCGAGAAAATAATGAGCTTCGCTGACGGGCTACGTTATGCACGTGCCAACCCTGAGACGGGATGA
- a CDS encoding sugar transferase yields MLIRNKCINNIFVLFIIYYSLNIEMYRIFKRLFDLVVAFLVLVFLLFPMLIVAVAIKATSRGSVLYWSKRVGENGKFFYMPKFRTMHVGTPEVATDILKDASAHVTWCGHYLRKYSIDELPQLYSILKGDMSFVGPRPALHNQISLIELRDDKNVSHLIPGLTGLAQISGRDTLSDEAKVELDSDYQKSASMLNDVKIILATIRKTVAMENVSH; encoded by the coding sequence TTGTTAATTCGTAACAAATGTATTAATAATATATTTGTATTATTTATTATTTATTATTCATTAAATATTGAAATGTATAGAATATTTAAAAGACTTTTTGATCTTGTAGTGGCATTTTTGGTGCTGGTGTTCCTATTGTTTCCGATGTTAATTGTTGCTGTTGCAATTAAGGCAACCAGTCGAGGGAGCGTGCTGTACTGGTCGAAGCGCGTTGGTGAAAATGGTAAGTTTTTTTACATGCCAAAGTTTCGCACAATGCATGTCGGCACTCCGGAGGTTGCGACTGATATATTAAAAGACGCTAGTGCTCACGTTACTTGGTGTGGGCATTATTTGAGAAAATATAGTATCGATGAACTGCCTCAATTATATTCGATACTAAAAGGCGATATGAGTTTTGTCGGACCTCGTCCTGCTTTGCATAATCAGATATCTCTTATAGAGCTCAGAGACGATAAAAATGTAAGTCATCTGATTCCCGGTTTGACTGGCTTAGCGCAAATATCTGGTAGAGATACATTATCAGACGAGGCTAAAGTTGAATTAGATAGTGACTATCAAAAATCGGCATCAATGCTAAACGATGTTAAAATTATATTGGCTACAATACGTAAAACAGTTGCTATGGAGAACGTAAGCCATTGA
- a CDS encoding helix-turn-helix domain-containing protein yields MPKRHVVKLSEEERHALEQICKTGRIAAQKRRHAQILLLVDQGEHGPSMTDAEVAERMELTTRCIAKTRQRCVEEGLELALQRKRRSRERTARLDGDAEARLVSLACSDAPEGQVRWTLKLLSERLIELEIVESVAYETVRQVLKKHHKTLAETHVVHSA; encoded by the coding sequence ATGCCTAAGCGTCATGTGGTTAAGTTGTCCGAAGAAGAGCGCCATGCTCTGGAGCAGATCTGTAAAACGGGACGCATAGCGGCGCAGAAGCGACGACATGCACAGATTTTGTTACTGGTTGATCAAGGAGAGCATGGTCCTTCGATGACCGATGCCGAGGTTGCTGAGCGAATGGAACTGACCACCCGTTGCATCGCAAAGACACGCCAGCGATGTGTGGAAGAAGGATTGGAACTGGCGCTGCAGCGTAAGAGACGCAGTCGAGAGCGAACGGCAAGATTGGATGGCGATGCGGAGGCCAGGCTAGTAAGCCTGGCTTGCAGTGATGCGCCAGAAGGCCAGGTGCGTTGGACGTTGAAGCTGTTGAGCGAGCGTCTGATTGAGCTGGAAATTGTCGAAAGCGTGGCTTATGAAACGGTGCGTCAAGTTTTAAAAAAACATCATAAAACCTTGGCAGAAACGCATGTGGTGCATAGCGCCTAA
- the tnpB gene encoding IS66 family insertion sequence element accessory protein TnpB (TnpB, as the term is used for proteins encoded by IS66 family insertion elements, is considered an accessory protein, since TnpC, encoded by a neighboring gene, is a DDE family transposase.) yields MLNPHGNVRVWLCTTATDMRKSYNGLSAMVKRDLGANPLSGEMFVFVNRKKTQMKILYFDGDGYAVWCKRLEQGTFVTPDATSIKKPMSYGELQCLLYGIDWQNAKRFKRFSLSDSKVA; encoded by the coding sequence ATGCTCAACCCTCATGGCAATGTGCGCGTCTGGTTGTGCACCACTGCCACCGATATGCGAAAGTCCTACAATGGACTCTCTGCCATGGTCAAACGCGACCTGGGTGCCAACCCTTTGTCAGGCGAGATGTTCGTGTTCGTGAATCGCAAGAAAACGCAGATGAAAATCCTGTACTTCGATGGTGATGGTTACGCCGTGTGGTGCAAGCGGCTTGAACAAGGCACGTTTGTTACTCCCGATGCGACATCGATCAAGAAGCCTATGAGCTACGGCGAATTGCAGTGTCTGCTGTACGGTATTGATTGGCAGAATGCCAAACGCTTCAAGCGCTTTTCCCTGTCCGACTCAAAGGTTGCTTGA
- a CDS encoding IS630 family transposase, whose amino-acid sequence MWCIAPKEDAGFVCQMEAVLDVYKRPFDAEYPVVCMDETTKQCTREVQKPIPASPGQSERYDGEYERNGVAHLMVFYTPLESRRTVRIADNHASGEWAEGVRDLVENQYPHAKKITLVMDNLSTHSGASLYRTFEPAVAHALMQKLEFVFTPKHGSWLNMAECEFSVLARQCLDRRIADVPTLTKEIAAWQTHRNENAKPADWRFTTDDARIKLKRLYPKVSCS is encoded by the coding sequence ATGTGGTGCATAGCGCCTAAAGAGGACGCGGGGTTTGTCTGCCAGATGGAGGCTGTACTGGATGTGTATAAAAGACCTTTTGATGCAGAGTATCCTGTGGTTTGTATGGACGAGACAACCAAACAATGCACGCGTGAGGTACAAAAACCGATCCCGGCATCGCCTGGCCAAAGTGAGCGCTACGACGGAGAGTACGAGCGCAATGGAGTTGCCCACCTGATGGTGTTCTATACGCCATTGGAGAGTCGACGCACGGTGCGTATTGCCGACAATCATGCGTCGGGCGAATGGGCCGAAGGCGTCCGTGACCTGGTGGAGAATCAATACCCCCACGCGAAAAAGATCACGCTGGTTATGGACAACCTGAGCACTCATAGCGGAGCCTCCCTATACAGAACGTTCGAACCCGCCGTGGCACATGCGCTTATGCAGAAGCTTGAGTTTGTCTTTACACCCAAGCATGGCAGTTGGTTGAATATGGCTGAATGTGAGTTCAGCGTTCTGGCCAGGCAATGTTTGGATCGACGCATTGCCGACGTGCCTACGCTGACCAAGGAGATAGCCGCATGGCAGACCCATCGCAACGAGAACGCCAAGCCTGCCGACTGGCGCTTTACAACCGACGATGCTCGTATCAAACTCAAAAGGCTTTACCCGAAAGTATCATGCAGTTAA